Proteins found in one Plasmodium knowlesi strain H genome assembly, chromosome: 12 genomic segment:
- a CDS encoding KELT protein gives MSFKMEYFYKIVIVLAYIHTYLMQNRCVRKVFLAENEPDSGVKRGDEKGSYDDEIVTRVMNLLSVQTLGKEEEEQEKSEKEDSLEGVEEMGAVGGMEEMGAVGGMEETGAAGWMEEMEVGETSSRKRRLIPRLGYFQLENIKKSKGSSEEEAELEEIQEEAATSSALSSKDAPEEKPEEAKDYEINEFKGVLRECDNINFEINDEGIEEYLKARITGKEKISELNKAYPLNLGKGINFDNPRNPFGEEEEPEIRNETELREKLYFDSFMEIPLFEFLNNTAVGNLSLEKINSLYVQQGIKYLPCNNFLLEYLGPKNIYFNIEQFFRDNIVTYLSEDKCEICNFDDTKKIVIGQKNEENNKEVERLTEIKRTRELTYAERQKLRYIIFYHLRNMSYVGKRLSCFSEKRIKIKKDIALLLKHFSLPKNYIYKDVSLLACLHYTLSYVILILKPLRVKVIGKNEIDHRELHNTSGLVNYFIALLEFIETNSQLCQKFFKTYENTGGFYPRLKSSEDIVEIFNYLMIKRQLYSIIYNIGKFLSKFKYCEEQVAYYEEHIVGEYVKLTFSLGRTLNKARELYKR, from the coding sequence ATGTCTTTTAAAATGGAATATTTCTACAAAATTGTCATAGTTTTAGCCTATATTCATACATATTTGATGCAAAACAGATGTGTGAGGAAAGTATTTCTAGCTGAAAATGAACCTGATTCTGGTGTAAAACGAGGGGATGAAAAAGGCTCTTATGATGATGAAATTGTGACACGAGTTATGAATCTTTTATCTGTTCAAACTttggggaaagaagaagaagaacaggaaaaatCCGAAAAAGAGGATTCACTCGAAGGTGTGGAAGAAATGGGCGCAGTTGGTGGGATGGAAGAAATGGGTGCAGTTGGTGGGATGGAAGAAACGGGGGCAGCTGGTTGgatggaagaaatggaagttGGAGAAACATCctcaagaaaaagaagactAATTCCAAGACTAGGATATTTTCAAttagaaaatattaaaaaatccAAGGGGAGCTctgaagaagaagcagagtTGGAAGAAATACAAGAAGAGGCAGCAACGTCAAGTGCATTATCATCAAAAGATGCACCAGAAGAGAAGCCTGAAGAAGCGAAAGACTACGAGATAAATGAGTTTAAAGGTGTACTAAGGGAGTGTGATAATATAAATTTTGAAATTAATGATGAAGGAATAGAGGAATATTTAAAAGCACGGATAaccggaaaggaaaaaatttctgaATTGAATAAAGCATATCCATTAAATTTGGGGAAAGGTATTAACTTTGATAATCCCCGGAACCCCTttggagaagaggaagaacctGAAATAAGAAATGAAACTGAATTACGCGAAAAGCTATATTTTGATAGTTTCATGGAAATTCCattatttgaatttttaaataatacaGCAGTGGGCAATTTATctctggaaaaaattaattctttATATGTCCAACAAGGTATTAAATATCTGCCATGCAATAATTTTCTGTTGGAGTATCTTGGTccaaaaaacatatattttaacattgaacaattttttagAGATAATATAGTAACATATTTATCTGAGGATAAATGTGAAATTTGCAATTTTGatgatacaaaaaaaattgttataggacaaaaaaatgaagaaaataataaagaggTTGAAAGATTAACAGAGATAAAAAGAACTAGGGAATTGACTTATGCCGAAAGACAAAAATTAAgatatatcattttttatcatcttAGGAATATGTCGTATGTAGGGAAAAGATTATCTTGTTTTTCTGAAAAACGTATTAAAATTAAGAAAGATATAGCGCTTCTTTTAAAACATTTCTCTTTAcctaaaaattatatatataaggatGTTTCTCTTTTGGCATGTCTACATTATACACTCAGTTATGTTATTTTAATACTTAAGCCATTGAGGGTTAAAgttattggaaaaaatgagataGACCATAGGGAGCTTCATAATACTTCAGGCTTAGTAAATTACTTCATAGCTTTACTGGAGTTTATAGAAACAAATTCACAACTGTGTCAGAAATTCTTTAAGACATATGAAAATACTGGAGGTTTTTACCCACGTTTAAAATCGAGTGAAGACATAGtagaaatttttaattatttaatgATAAAGCGTCAATTATAtagtataatatataatataggtaaatttctttcaaaatttaaatattGTGAAGAACAGGTAGCTTATTATGAGGAGCATATTGTTGGGGAATATGTTAAATTAACCTTTTCATTAGGACGTACATTAAATAAAGCGAGAGAGTTATATAAAAGGTGA
- a CDS encoding early transcribed membrane protein, whose protein sequence is MKISNVYIFIFIFFFNILFEPHLCNAVIQRNESHLIKSPIDELNRKRKKKVLYAIIGVTLGMLAVVAGGLGMIHKRKKPSIWDDLGQDANGILNSTIAQGIWMAKMNMTKDTMPVDKLLPQMDDIRKIIKQELAHRRLDIDKYDPLQIQDFCNFSIFNIKESMLSFQRNLRLGKW, encoded by the coding sequence atgaaaataagcaatgtgtacatttttatctttatatttttctttaatattttatttgaaCCACATTTGTGCAATGCTGTCATACAGAGAAATGAATCGCATTTGATCAAGTCTCCCATTGATGAATTAaatagaaagaggaaaaagaaggtgctATATGCAATTATAGGTGTAACGTTAGGCATGCTTGCCGTAGTCGCAGGTGGATTGGGAATGATtcataaaaggaagaagccaTCCATATGGGATGATTTAGGCCAAGATGCTAATGGCATTTTAAACAGCACAATTGCACAGGGAATATGGATggcaaaaatgaacatgactAAGGACACTATGCCCGTGGATAAGTTATTGCCGCAGATGGATgatataagaaaaataataaaacaggAATTGGCACATAGAAGGTTGGATATTGATAAATATGATCCATTACAAATACAAGATTTTTGCAACTTTTCgatttttaatattaaaGAGTCTATGTTGTCATTTCAAAGAAACCTAAGATTAGGAAAATGGTAG